A genomic segment from Comamonas terrigena NBRC 13299 encodes:
- a CDS encoding multidrug ABC transporter ATPase, whose product MQSFAFRTPLLRTLGRMALCLLLATMGSALWAAEPPQACAPATVAAVARWAGVQGKLVSWDQPGGLIAAASCKAMPDAPDTTIAAIAFDNLLEGQTRGDGNKLQIIALVEAGQVVAAHRSQIEEDATTAVGRYDIDTARYHLRPGVRAFGTVFHSDALGSRCPDAAADNELTLWVREGGQLRPVLGTNLRGWVNIVGTPCILNEELSRSEEARLTVSVEKTSSHGFADLALTARIVQSEVHGDADEKTRQRRARTVLRYDGHSYGHDMFRTFWYPADLR is encoded by the coding sequence ATGCAGTCCTTCGCTTTTCGCACCCCTCTGCTGCGCACCCTGGGCCGCATGGCGCTCTGCCTGCTGCTGGCCACCATGGGCAGCGCCCTCTGGGCCGCCGAGCCGCCCCAGGCCTGTGCCCCTGCCACCGTCGCAGCCGTGGCGCGCTGGGCAGGTGTCCAGGGCAAACTGGTCAGCTGGGACCAGCCCGGGGGCCTGATTGCGGCAGCCAGCTGCAAGGCCATGCCCGATGCACCGGACACCACGATTGCCGCCATCGCCTTCGACAACTTGCTGGAAGGCCAGACCCGCGGCGACGGCAACAAGCTGCAGATCATCGCCCTCGTCGAAGCCGGCCAGGTCGTGGCCGCCCACCGCTCGCAGATCGAGGAGGACGCCACCACCGCCGTGGGCCGCTACGACATCGACACCGCGCGCTACCACCTGCGCCCCGGCGTGCGCGCCTTCGGCACCGTGTTCCACAGCGATGCGCTGGGCTCCCGCTGTCCCGACGCCGCTGCCGATAATGAGCTGACACTGTGGGTGCGCGAAGGCGGGCAACTGCGCCCGGTGCTCGGCACCAATCTGCGTGGCTGGGTCAACATCGTGGGCACGCCCTGCATCCTCAACGAAGAACTGAGCCGCAGCGAAGAAGCGCGCCTGACCGTCTCCGTGGAAAAGACCAGCAGCCATGGCTTTGCCGATCTGGCCCTGACCGCCCGCATCGTCCAGAGCGAAGTCCATGGCGACGCGGACGAAAAAACCCGCCAGCGCCGCGCACGCACCGTGCTGCGCTACGACGGCCACTCCTACGGCCACGACATGTTCCGCACCTTCTGGTATCCCGCAGACCTGCGCTAA
- the odhB gene encoding 2-oxoglutarate dehydrogenase complex dihydrolipoyllysine-residue succinyltransferase, which produces MAIVEVKVPQLSESIAEATMLTWKKKAGEAVAVDEILIEIETDKVVLEVPAPAAGVLAEIVQGDGATVIAEQLIAKIDTDAVAGAAAAPATAPAAAVAAAAPVAAPAAAGGNKGDVAMPAAAKLLAENNLSAANVAGSGKDGRVTKGDALSAIKAGATIPTGAPKAALPQVAAPALKEDLSGRPEQRVAMTRLRARVAERLLQSQSTNAILTTFNEVNMAPVMALRKKFQDDFVKEHGVKLGFMSFFVKAAVHALKKYPVLNASVDGNDIVYHGYFDIGIAVGSPRGLVVPILRNADQMNFAEIEKKIAEFGKKAADGKLGIEDMTGGTFSISNGGTFGSMMSTPIINPPQSAILGVHATKDRAVVENGQVVVRPMNYFAMSYDHRIIDGREAVLGLVAMKEALEDPSRLLFDL; this is translated from the coding sequence ATGGCAATCGTTGAAGTCAAAGTTCCCCAGCTGTCCGAGTCCATCGCCGAGGCGACCATGCTGACGTGGAAGAAGAAGGCCGGTGAGGCCGTCGCTGTGGACGAAATCCTGATCGAGATCGAAACCGACAAGGTGGTGCTGGAAGTGCCCGCACCTGCCGCTGGCGTGCTGGCCGAGATCGTGCAAGGTGATGGCGCCACCGTCATCGCCGAGCAACTGATCGCCAAGATCGACACCGACGCTGTGGCCGGTGCCGCTGCTGCGCCTGCCACCGCTCCGGCCGCTGCCGTGGCTGCTGCTGCCCCCGTGGCCGCCCCTGCTGCCGCTGGCGGCAACAAGGGTGATGTGGCCATGCCCGCTGCCGCCAAGCTGCTGGCCGAAAACAACCTGTCCGCCGCCAACGTGGCCGGTTCGGGCAAGGATGGCCGCGTGACCAAGGGTGACGCACTGTCCGCCATCAAGGCTGGCGCCACCATCCCCACCGGCGCTCCCAAGGCTGCTCTGCCCCAGGTGGCTGCTCCTGCGCTGAAGGAAGACCTGTCGGGCCGTCCCGAACAGCGCGTGGCCATGACCCGTCTGCGCGCCCGCGTGGCCGAGCGTCTGCTGCAGTCGCAATCCACCAATGCCATCCTGACCACGTTCAACGAAGTGAACATGGCTCCGGTGATGGCCCTGCGCAAGAAGTTCCAGGACGATTTCGTCAAGGAGCACGGCGTGAAGCTGGGCTTCATGTCCTTCTTCGTGAAGGCTGCCGTGCACGCGCTGAAGAAGTACCCGGTGCTGAACGCTTCGGTGGACGGCAACGACATCGTCTACCACGGCTATTTCGACATCGGTATCGCCGTGGGTTCGCCCCGTGGCCTGGTGGTGCCCATCCTGCGCAACGCCGACCAGATGAACTTCGCCGAGATCGAAAAGAAGATTGCCGAATTCGGCAAGAAGGCGGCTGACGGCAAGCTGGGCATCGAAGACATGACCGGCGGTACCTTCTCCATCTCCAATGGCGGCACCTTCGGCTCGATGATGTCCACCCCCATCATCAACCCGCCCCAGTCCGCCATTCTGGGCGTGCACGCCACGAAGGACCGTGCCGTGGTTGAAAACGGCCAGGTCGTGGTGCGCCCCATGAACTACTTCGCCATGTCGTATGACCACCGCATCATCGACGGTCGCGAAGCCGTGCTGGGTCTGGTGGCCATGAAGGAAGCGCTGGAAGATCCTTCGCGCCTGCTGTTCGACCTGTAA
- the zapE gene encoding cell division protein ZapE, which translates to MNVRQAYEAELAAKGFTADPAQLRAVDALQRCADDWAAYKSRRSNAIKKIFSKPEIPRGVYMYGGVGRGKSFLMDCFFNAVPIRRKVRLHFHEFMREVHRELHLLQGTQNPLDALGAKIAKRYKLICFDEFHVADITDAMILYRLLVSLFDNGVGFVTTSNFTPDGLYPGGLHRDRILPAIDLLNERMDVVNVDNGTDYRCRTLEMVQLYHCPLGPEADAAMQEAFERLAEVPEEKPVFMIESRQLKPLRRAGGVIWFDFRELCMEPRSQNDYLEIATQFHTVLLSNVPFMPVNMASPARRFTWLVDVLYDRRVKLILSAAVPPEQLYTEGPLAHEFPRTVSRLNEMQSQEFLSLERREVDTGLT; encoded by the coding sequence GTGAATGTGAGACAAGCGTACGAGGCCGAGCTGGCCGCCAAAGGCTTTACGGCCGACCCCGCGCAGCTGCGCGCGGTGGATGCGCTGCAGCGCTGTGCGGACGATTGGGCCGCCTACAAATCCCGGCGTTCCAACGCGATCAAGAAGATCTTTTCCAAACCGGAAATTCCCCGTGGCGTGTACATGTACGGCGGGGTGGGGCGTGGCAAGAGCTTTCTGATGGACTGCTTTTTCAATGCAGTGCCCATCCGGCGCAAGGTGCGGCTGCACTTTCACGAATTCATGCGCGAAGTGCACCGGGAGCTGCACCTGCTGCAGGGCACGCAGAACCCGCTGGATGCGCTGGGTGCCAAGATCGCCAAGCGCTACAAGCTGATCTGCTTTGACGAATTCCACGTGGCGGACATCACCGACGCCATGATCCTGTACCGCCTGCTGGTGTCGCTGTTCGACAATGGCGTGGGCTTTGTCACCACGTCCAACTTCACGCCCGATGGGCTGTATCCGGGCGGCCTGCACCGCGACCGCATCCTGCCGGCCATCGACCTGCTGAACGAGCGCATGGACGTGGTCAATGTGGACAACGGCACCGACTACCGCTGCCGTACGCTGGAGATGGTGCAGCTCTACCACTGCCCGCTGGGCCCGGAGGCCGACGCTGCCATGCAGGAAGCGTTCGAGCGCCTGGCCGAAGTGCCGGAAGAAAAGCCGGTGTTCATGATCGAGTCGCGCCAGCTCAAGCCGCTGCGCCGAGCTGGTGGCGTGATCTGGTTTGATTTCCGCGAACTGTGCATGGAACCGCGCTCGCAGAATGACTACCTGGAAATTGCCACCCAGTTCCATACCGTGCTGCTGTCGAACGTGCCGTTCATGCCGGTGAACATGGCGTCGCCTGCGCGCCGCTTTACCTGGCTGGTGGATGTGCTGTACGACCGGCGCGTCAAACTGATTCTGTCGGCCGCGGTGCCGCCGGAGCAGCTGTACACCGAAGGGCCGTTGGCCCACGAATTTCCGCGTACAGTGTCCCGCTTGAACGAAATGCAGTCCCAGGAATTCCTCTCGCTCGAGCGGCGCGAGGTTGATACTGGTCTGACCTGA
- the lpdA gene encoding dihydrolipoyl dehydrogenase: MSKQFDVIVIGAGPGGYIAAIRAAQLGKTVACIDEWKNAAGGAAPGGTCTNVGCIPSKALLQSSEHFEHANLHFADHGISTGKVEIDVPKMIARKDAIVKQNNDGILYLFKKNKVTFFHGRGSFVRTVEGGYEIKVAGKEEESITGAQIVVATGSNARALPGVPFDEENILSNDGALRLGKTPKKLGLIGAGVIGLEMGSVWRRLGTEVTVLEGMPTFLPVVDEQIAKEAKKAFDKQGLKIEMGVKIGEVKSSKKGVSVAYTNAKGEAQTLDVDKLIVSIGRTANTIGLNAEAVGLQLDERGCIVVDDDCKTNLPGVWAVGDVVRGPMLAHKAEEEAVAVAERIAGQHGHVNFATLPSVIYTSPEVAWVGRTEQQLKAEGVKYKAGTFPFLANGRARALGDTTGMVKFLADAETDEILGVHMVGPMVSELISEAVVAMEFKASSEDIARICHAHPSLSESTKEAALAVDKRTLNF, from the coding sequence ATGAGCAAGCAATTTGACGTTATCGTGATCGGCGCCGGCCCTGGCGGCTATATCGCCGCCATCCGTGCCGCCCAGCTGGGCAAGACCGTCGCCTGTATCGACGAGTGGAAGAACGCTGCCGGCGGCGCTGCCCCCGGCGGTACCTGCACCAACGTGGGCTGCATTCCTTCCAAGGCGCTGCTGCAGTCGTCCGAGCATTTCGAGCATGCCAATCTGCACTTTGCGGACCACGGCATCTCCACCGGCAAGGTCGAGATCGATGTGCCCAAGATGATCGCCCGCAAGGACGCCATCGTGAAGCAGAACAACGACGGCATCCTGTACCTGTTCAAGAAGAACAAGGTCACTTTCTTCCACGGCCGCGGCTCCTTTGTGCGCACCGTGGAAGGCGGCTACGAGATCAAGGTGGCCGGCAAGGAGGAGGAATCCATCACTGGCGCGCAGATCGTGGTGGCCACTGGCTCCAACGCCCGCGCGCTGCCTGGCGTGCCTTTCGATGAAGAAAACATCCTGTCCAACGACGGCGCGCTGCGCCTGGGCAAGACCCCCAAGAAGCTGGGCCTGATCGGCGCCGGCGTGATCGGCCTGGAAATGGGTTCGGTCTGGCGCCGTCTGGGCACCGAAGTGACCGTGCTGGAAGGCATGCCCACTTTCCTGCCTGTGGTGGACGAGCAGATCGCCAAGGAAGCCAAGAAGGCTTTCGACAAGCAGGGTCTGAAGATCGAGATGGGCGTGAAGATCGGTGAAGTCAAGTCGTCCAAGAAGGGCGTGAGCGTGGCCTACACCAACGCCAAGGGCGAAGCCCAGACGCTGGACGTGGATAAGCTGATCGTCTCCATCGGCCGCACCGCCAACACCATCGGCCTGAACGCCGAAGCCGTGGGCCTGCAGCTGGACGAGCGCGGCTGCATCGTGGTCGACGACGACTGCAAGACCAACCTGCCCGGCGTGTGGGCGGTGGGTGACGTGGTGCGCGGCCCCATGCTGGCACACAAGGCGGAAGAAGAAGCCGTGGCCGTGGCCGAGCGCATTGCCGGCCAGCACGGTCACGTGAACTTCGCGACCCTGCCTTCCGTGATCTACACCAGCCCCGAAGTGGCATGGGTGGGCCGCACCGAGCAGCAACTGAAGGCCGAAGGCGTGAAGTACAAGGCCGGCACCTTCCCGTTCCTGGCGAACGGCCGTGCCCGTGCACTGGGCGACACGACCGGCATGGTCAAGTTCCTGGCCGATGCCGAGACCGACGAGATTCTGGGCGTGCACATGGTGGGCCCGATGGTGTCCGAGCTGATCTCCGAAGCCGTGGTGGCCATGGAGTTCAAGGCATCGAGCGAAGACATCGCCCGCATCTGCCACGCTCACCCCTCGCTGTCCGAATCCACCAAGGAAGCGGCTCTGGCGGTGGACAAGCGCACGCTGAACTTCTGA
- a CDS encoding outer membrane protein assembly factor BamD, with amino-acid sequence MPRHRLPLFAALLAAGLLAGCNTTKEDPTAKWTPDRIYTEAKEELNGGGYDKAVPLFEKLEGRAAGTPLAQQAQIDKAYAQYKAGDKAQAIATLDRFIKLHPASPALDYALYLKGLVNFNENLGLFSWLSRQDLSERDQKAAKDSFEAFNELVNRFPDSRYAADSRQRMTYIVNSLAQYEVHVARYYYSRGAYVAAIARAQTAITEYEGVPAIKEALEILVNSYDKLGMNQLRDDAKRVLESTYPATAETTAQRRKSAPWWKFW; translated from the coding sequence CTGCCCCGTCACCGCCTGCCCCTGTTCGCCGCCCTGCTGGCTGCCGGCCTGCTGGCCGGATGCAATACGACCAAGGAAGACCCGACCGCCAAGTGGACGCCCGACCGCATCTACACCGAGGCCAAGGAAGAACTCAATGGCGGCGGCTACGACAAGGCCGTGCCACTGTTTGAAAAGCTGGAAGGCCGCGCTGCCGGCACCCCCCTGGCCCAGCAGGCCCAGATCGACAAGGCCTACGCGCAATACAAGGCCGGCGACAAGGCCCAGGCTATCGCCACGCTGGACCGCTTCATCAAGCTGCACCCTGCCAGCCCGGCCCTCGACTACGCGCTGTACCTCAAGGGCCTGGTCAATTTCAACGAAAACCTGGGCCTGTTCTCGTGGCTGTCGCGCCAGGACCTGTCCGAGCGTGACCAGAAGGCCGCCAAGGATTCGTTCGAAGCCTTCAACGAGCTGGTTAACCGCTTCCCTGACTCGCGCTACGCGGCCGATTCCCGCCAGCGCATGACCTATATCGTCAACTCGCTGGCACAGTACGAAGTGCATGTGGCGCGCTACTACTACTCGCGCGGCGCCTATGTGGCTGCCATTGCCCGCGCCCAGACCGCCATCACCGAATACGAAGGCGTGCCCGCCATCAAGGAAGCGCTGGAGATCCTGGTCAACTCCTACGACAAGCTGGGCATGAACCAGCTGCGCGACGACGCCAAGCGCGTGCTGGAAAGCACCTACCCTGCCACGGCCGAAACCACGGCCCAGCGCCGCAAGAGCGCGCCCTGGTGGAAGTTCTGGTAA
- a CDS encoding ATP-dependent DNA helicase encodes MTAPLMDAVRAVFAADGALARAEPHFHPRAGQTAMAEAVAQTIVDCGVLVVEAGTGVGKTYSYLVPALLSGKRVVVSTATKALQDQLFARDLPRLVQSLGLPLRMARLKGRSSYLCQQRLLQVRLGKQPLDAQVLRAVARVEDWSRSTRSGDMAELPDLAEDSQVIPLVTSTRDNCVGRECAHWQACHVNRARQQALEADVAVVNHHLFFADMEVRESGMAQLLPQAGVVVIDEAHQLNETGIQFAGLVLSSNQLLAYARDVMQDASDHARGMVDWLVLAARVQQAVRDWRLVASTHRSAQPRLRWQGLAPDTLDAAQWRAATVHLGQALRAVVQALAGVLEMAPALVHLQERGLLLLQRLAHFVRPAPDDAVRWLDVGRQHLRLTESPLSIARLVREQLMAGHPALEVRAFSDADLAPGGAWAAEVDEVAASAADEDGTASMEAAESAEPDGDAVLPPVSAAQPERPSTTSPITSPITPAASDTAAVHTAWIFTSATLGLGDDLRWFTEPCGLHGAQVLRVDSPFDYAHQAALYVPESFPLPGDAQHSDAVARLAGDGAAALGGRTLVLTTTLRALEQIGRQLRARFGLLEPMDVLVQGQGSKHALMERFRAGTVNGRGCVLVASSTFWEGVDIPGDALQLVVIDKLPFPPPDDPLVEARSRQLEQLGRNPFADYVLPEAALALKQGAGRLIRTETDRGILVVTDIRLRTKGYGRSMVEALPPMRRLGTEAAWKEALQALRSPAPL; translated from the coding sequence ATGACGGCCCCCCTGATGGATGCCGTGCGCGCCGTGTTTGCGGCCGACGGGGCATTGGCCCGGGCGGAGCCGCATTTTCACCCCCGCGCCGGACAGACTGCCATGGCCGAGGCCGTGGCCCAGACCATTGTCGATTGCGGCGTGCTGGTGGTGGAAGCCGGCACGGGCGTGGGCAAAACCTATTCCTACCTGGTGCCGGCGCTGCTCAGCGGCAAGCGGGTGGTGGTGTCCACGGCCACCAAGGCGCTGCAGGACCAGCTGTTCGCGCGCGATCTGCCCCGGCTGGTGCAAAGCCTGGGGCTGCCGCTGCGCATGGCACGGCTCAAGGGGCGCAGCAGCTATCTGTGCCAGCAGCGCCTGCTGCAGGTGCGCCTGGGCAAGCAGCCGCTGGATGCCCAGGTGCTGCGTGCCGTGGCGCGGGTGGAGGACTGGTCGCGCTCCACGCGCAGCGGCGACATGGCCGAGCTGCCCGATCTGGCCGAGGATTCGCAGGTGATTCCGCTGGTGACGTCCACGCGCGACAACTGCGTGGGCCGCGAATGCGCGCACTGGCAGGCCTGCCATGTCAACCGCGCGCGCCAGCAGGCGCTGGAGGCCGATGTGGCCGTGGTCAACCACCACCTGTTCTTTGCCGACATGGAGGTGCGCGAGTCCGGCATGGCGCAGCTGTTGCCCCAGGCGGGGGTGGTGGTGATCGACGAAGCCCACCAGCTGAACGAAACCGGGATCCAGTTTGCCGGCCTGGTGCTCAGCAGCAACCAGCTGCTGGCCTATGCCCGTGATGTGATGCAGGATGCCAGCGACCATGCCCGGGGCATGGTGGACTGGCTGGTACTGGCCGCGCGCGTGCAGCAGGCCGTGCGCGACTGGCGCCTGGTTGCCAGCACGCACCGCAGCGCACAGCCGCGCCTGCGCTGGCAGGGGCTGGCCCCGGACACCCTGGATGCCGCCCAGTGGCGCGCGGCCACGGTGCACCTGGGACAGGCCTTGCGCGCCGTGGTGCAGGCGCTGGCCGGGGTGCTGGAGATGGCGCCAGCCCTGGTACACCTGCAGGAGCGCGGCCTGCTGCTGCTGCAGCGGCTGGCGCATTTTGTGCGGCCGGCTCCGGACGATGCCGTGCGCTGGCTGGACGTGGGCCGCCAGCACCTGCGGCTGACGGAGTCTCCGCTGAGCATTGCCCGCCTGGTGCGCGAGCAGTTGATGGCCGGCCATCCTGCGCTGGAGGTGCGGGCCTTCAGCGACGCGGACTTGGCACCCGGTGGCGCCTGGGCGGCGGAGGTGGATGAGGTGGCTGCATCGGCTGCAGACGAGGATGGGACCGCGTCGATGGAGGCTGCGGAATCGGCGGAGCCGGACGGCGATGCCGTGCTGCCGCCGGTATCTGCCGCGCAGCCGGAGCGGCCGTCGACCACATCGCCGATTACGTCGCCGATCACACCGGCGGCATCAGACACTGCGGCGGTCCACACGGCCTGGATCTTCACCTCTGCCACCCTGGGCCTGGGGGATGACTTGCGCTGGTTCACCGAGCCCTGTGGGCTGCACGGCGCCCAGGTGTTGCGGGTGGACAGTCCATTCGATTACGCCCACCAGGCGGCGCTGTATGTGCCGGAAAGCTTTCCGTTGCCCGGTGATGCGCAGCACAGCGATGCCGTGGCCCGACTGGCCGGGGACGGTGCCGCAGCCCTGGGAGGGCGCACCCTGGTGCTGACCACCACGCTGCGCGCGCTGGAGCAGATCGGGCGCCAGCTGCGGGCGCGCTTTGGGCTGCTGGAGCCCATGGATGTGCTGGTGCAAGGGCAGGGCTCCAAGCATGCGCTGATGGAGCGCTTTCGCGCCGGTACGGTGAACGGACGCGGCTGCGTGCTGGTGGCGTCCAGTACCTTCTGGGAGGGGGTGGACATTCCGGGGGATGCGCTGCAGCTGGTGGTGATCGACAAGCTGCCGTTTCCGCCGCCGGACGATCCGCTGGTCGAGGCACGTTCGCGCCAGCTGGAGCAGCTGGGCCGCAACCCGTTTGCCGACTATGTGCTGCCCGAGGCGGCACTGGCCCTCAAGCAAGGCGCGGGGCGCCTGATCCGCACCGAAACCGACCGGGGCATCCTGGTGGTGACCGATATCCGGCTGCGCACCAAGGGCTATGGCCGCAGCATGGTGGAAGCGCTGCCGCCCATGCGCCGCCTGGGCACGGAGGCTGCGTGGAAAGAGGCCTTGCAGGCACTGCGGAGCCCGGCGCCGCTGTAG